One Oryza brachyantha chromosome 3, ObraRS2, whole genome shotgun sequence DNA segment encodes these proteins:
- the LOC102709826 gene encoding pyruvate kinase, cytosolic isozyme-like — protein sequence MEAALDLDLGGAGPEETWRRRPKTKIVCTLGPASRSVEMCARLLRAGMCVARFNFSHGSHEYHQETLDNLRRAMELTGLICAVMLDTKGPEIRTGFLKDGKPIQLKKGKEITITTDYSIKGDENLISMSYHKLAMDLKPGSTVLCADGTITLTVLSCDREHGLVKCRCENSALLGERKNVNLPGVIVDLPTLTEKDKVDILRWGVPNKIDMIALSFVRKGSDLKLVRSVLGEHARSILLMSKVENQEGVANVDEIIANSDAFMVARGDLGMEIPIEKIFYAQKVMIHKCNMKGKPVVTATQMLESMIKSPRPTRAEATDVANAVLDGTDCVMLSGETAAGEYPELAVKTMANICLKAESYLDYPFIFKKLCSEAPVPLSPLESLASSAVQAANGSHASLILVLTRGGTTARLVAKYRPAMPVLSVVVPELKTDDSFNWVCSDEAPARHSLIVRGLIPFLSTVSSKASDAESTEEAINSAIDYAKKLGICNSGDSVVALHRVGGYSMIKIVTVT from the exons ATGGAGGCGGCTCTAGACCTAgacctcggcggcgccgggccaGAGGagacgtggcggcggcggcccaagACGAAGATAGTGTGCACGCTCGGCCCCGCCTCCCGCTCCGTGGAGATGTGCGCGCGGCTGCTCCGCGCCGGCATGTGCGTGGCGCGATTCAACTTCTCGCACGGCTCGCACGAGTACCACCAGGAGACGCTCGACAACCTCCGCAGGGCCATGGAGCTCACCGGCCTCATATGCGCCGTAATGCTAGACACCAAG GGACCAGAGATCCGCACGGGTTTTTTGAAAGATGGCAAACCCATTCAACTGAAGAAGGGGAAAGAGATTACTATTACCACGGATTACTCCATAAAGGGTGACGAGAACTTGATTTCCATGAGCTACCATAAGTTGGCTATGGACCTAAAGCCTGGGAGCACTGTACTGTGTGCTGATGGCACCATAACACTCACAGTGCTTTCTTGTGATCGTGAGCATGGACTAGTTAAGTGCAGATGTGAGAATTCTGCCCTtctaggagagagaaagaatgtCAATCTTCCTGGGGTCATTGTTGATCTCCCAACACTAACAGAAAAGGACAAGGTGGACATCCTGCGGTGGGGTGTCCCAAACAAGATTGACATGATCGCACTCTCCTTTGTGCGTAAAGGATCAGACCTTAAGCTGGTCCGAAGTGTGCTTGGTGAACATGCCAGGTCGATTTTACTCATGTCAaag GTCGAGAATCAGGAAGGTGTCGCTAACGTTGATGAGATAATTGCGAACTCAGATGCTTTCATGGTTGCAAGAGGAGATTTGGGAATGGAGATCCCGATTGAGAAGATATTCTATGCTCAGAAGGTGATGATTCATAAATGTAATATGAAGGGAAAGCCTGTTGTCACTGCAACACAAATGCTTGAATCAATGATTAAATCCCCTCGTCCTACACGAGCAGAGGCAACTGATGTTGCCAATGCTGTCCTAGATGGAACTGACTGTGTGATGCTCAGTGGTGAGACTGCAGCAGGGGAATATCCAGAGTTAGCAGTGAAGACTATGGCAAATATCTGTTTAAAAGCAGAGTCATACCTAGACTATCCTTTCATTTTCAAGAAACTCTGTTCAGAAGCCCCAGTCCCTTTGAGCCCACTGGAGAGTTTGGCATCCTCAGCTGTTCAGGCGGCCAATGGATCCCATGCTTCACTCATCTTGGTTCTCACAAGGGGTGGTACAACTGCAAGGCTTGTTGCAAAGTATAGACCGGCCATGCCTGTGTTGTCTGTGGTTGTCCCAGAGCTAAAGACTGACGACAGTTTTAACTGGGTTTGTAGTGATGAGGCACCCGCGAGACACAGTCTTATCGTCAGAGGCTTAATTCCATTCTTGAGCACCGTCAGCTCGAAGGCATCGGATGCTGAATCCACTGAGGAAGCTATCAACTCTGCAATAGATTATGCAAAGAAACTTGGTATCTGCAATTCAGGAGATTCAGTAGTTGCATTGCATCGTGTCGGCGGTTATTCCATGATCAAGATTGTGACTGTCACCTAG
- the LOC102714816 gene encoding myb-related protein 2-like has protein sequence MYHQQQQIQNHSQLLSSRQSFPSERHLLMQGGSVPGESGLVLSTDAKPRLKWTPELHERFVEAVNQLGGPEKATPKTIMRLMGVPGLTLYHLKSHLQKYRLSKNLHAQANVGNVKNALVCTTATEKPSEGNRSPVSHLTLGTQTNKSVHIGEALQMQIEVQRRLHEQLEVQRHLQLRIEAQGKYLQSVLEKAQETLAKQNAGSVGLETAKMELSELVSKVSTECLQHAFSGFEEIESSQMLQGHTMHLGDGSVDSCLTVCDGSQKDQDILSISLSAQKGKEIGCMSFDMHVKERGSEDLFLNKLSRRPSNHQERCERRDGFSMSCQATKLDLNMNDTYGGPKHCKKFDLNGFSWA, from the exons ATGtatcatcaacaacaacagATCCAAAACCACAGCCAACTCTTGTCATCTAGGCAGAGTTTCCCTTCAGAGCGGCACTTGCTTATGCAAGGAGGAAGTGTTCCAGGGGAGTCAGGGCTTGTACTCTCAACTGATGCAAAGCCTAGGTTAAAATGGACCCCTGAGCTACATGAGCGATTTGTGGAGGCAGTAAATCAACTTGGTGGTCCAGAAA AAGCCactccaaaaacaattatgaggCTCATGGGTGTACCTGGGCTAACATTGTATCATCTCAAGAGTCATCTACAG AAATACAGACTAAGCAAAAATCTCCATGCTCAAGCCAATGTGGGAAACGTGAAAAATg CGCTAGTTTGCACCACAGCAACAGAGAAACCATCTGAAGGAAACAGATCACCCGTTAGTCACCTAACTCTTGGAACCCAGACAAACAA atcTGTGCACATAGGTGAAGCCCTTCAGATGCAAATTGAAGTGCAGAGACGGCTACATGAGCAACTAGAG GTACAAAGACACCTGCAACTCCGAATTGAAGCACAAGGAAAGTACCTACAATCGGTCCTGGAAAAGGCACAAGAGACACTTGCAAAGCAGAATGCAGGTTCAGTTGGTCTAGAAACGGCAAAGATGGAATTGTCAGAATTGGTCTCAAAAGTGTCAACAGAATGCCTCCAGCATGCTTTTTCAGGCTTTGAGGAGATTGAAAGTTCACAAATGCTACAAGGGCACACCATGCATCTGGGTGATGGATCGGTTGACAGCTGCTTAACTGTGTGTGATGGTTCCCAGAAAGATCAAGATATCTTATCAATTAGCCTTTCAGcccaaaaaggaaaagagattGGGTGCATGTCATTTGATATGCATGTGAAAGAAAGAGGAAGCGAGGATTTGTTTCTCAACAAGCTAAGCAGAAGGCCATCAAATCACCAAGAAAGGTGTGAGAGGAGAGATGGCTTTAGTATGTCATGCCAAGCAACAAAGTTAGATCTGAACATGAACGACACTTACGGTGGACCTAAACACTGCAAGAAATTTGATTTAAATGGGTTCAGCTGGGCCTAG
- the LOC102710108 gene encoding WUSCHEL-related homeobox 6 isoform X2 codes for MEGSSNSPDRQSSGGSPEERGGGSGGGGGRGTGEPVRSRWTPKPEQILILESIFNSGMVNPPKDETVRIRKLLERFGAVGDANVFYWFQNRRSRSRRRQRQMQAAAAAAAAAASSPSPSANTTSPAAASAAVAGLPSGAVHTMAMGGSACQYEQQASSSSSSGSTGGSSLGLFAHGPGASGSGGGYLQASCGASASSAPLAPGLMGDVDSGGSDDLFAISRQMGFVGSPRCSPASPATPGSTAAAAQQQFYSCQLPPATITVFINGVPMEVPRGPIDLRAMFGQDVMLVHSTGALLPVNDYGILMQSLQMGESYFLIARPT; via the exons atggagggGAGCAGTAATAGCCCGGATAGGCAGTCGTCCGGCGGCAGCCcggaggagcgcggcggcggaagcggaggaggaggagggcgtggGACGGGGGAGCCGGTGCGGTCGCGGTGGACGCCCAAACCGGAGCAGATACTGATCCTGGAGTCCATCTTCAACAGCGGCATGGTCAACCCGCCCAAGGACGAGACCGTCCGCATCCGCAAGCTGCTCGAGCGAttcggcgccgtcggcgacgcCAACGTCTTCTACTGGTTCCAGAACCGccgctcgcgctcgcgccgccgccagcgccagATGCAggcggccgctgccgccgcagcTGCGGCGGCATCTTCGCCTTCCCCCTCCGCCAATACTACCTCTCCCGCAGCCGCgagcgccgccgtggcgggcCTCCCGTCCGGCGCCGTCCACACCATGGCCATGGGTGGGAGCGCGTGCCAGTACGAGCAGCAGGctagctcgtcgtcgtcgtcgggaaGCACCGGGGGGTCGTCGCTGGGGCTCTTCGCGCACGGGCCGGGGGCGTCTGGCTCGGGAGGCGGGTACCTGCAGGCGTCGTGCGGCGCTtccgcgtcgtcggcgccgctgGCGCCCGGGCTGATGGGGGACGTGGACAGCGGAGGCAGTGACGACCTCTTCGCCATCTCGAGGCAGATGGGGTTCGTTGGGAGCCCCCGCTGCTctccggcctcgccggcgactcCAGgctccacggccgccgccgcgcagcagCAGTTCTACTCTTGTCAATTACCTCCAG CGACGATCACGGTGTTCATCAATGGAGTCCCAATGGAGGTCCCAAGGGGTCCAATAGACTTGCGAGCCATGTTCGGCCAGGATGTGATGCTCGTCCACTCTACTGGGGCCCTCCTCCCAGTCAACGACTATGGAATCCTAATGCAGAGCCTGCAAATGGGAGAGAGCTACTTTCTG ATCGCCAGGCCAACTTAA
- the LOC102710108 gene encoding WUSCHEL-related homeobox 6 isoform X1: MEGSSNSPDRQSSGGSPEERGGGSGGGGGRGTGEPVRSRWTPKPEQILILESIFNSGMVNPPKDETVRIRKLLERFGAVGDANVFYWFQNRRSRSRRRQRQMQAAAAAAAAAASSPSPSANTTSPAAASAAVAGLPSGAVHTMAMGGSACQYEQQASSSSSSGSTGGSSLGLFAHGPGASGSGGGYLQASCGASASSAPLAPGLMGDVDSGGSDDLFAISRQMGFVGSPRCSPASPATPGSTAAAAQQQFYSCQLPPATITVFINGVPMEVPRGPIDLRAMFGQDVMLVHSTGALLPVNDYGILMQSLQMGESYFLVTIHLQASLVFRLSTDLSQCSFVFMKAPH; the protein is encoded by the exons atggagggGAGCAGTAATAGCCCGGATAGGCAGTCGTCCGGCGGCAGCCcggaggagcgcggcggcggaagcggaggaggaggagggcgtggGACGGGGGAGCCGGTGCGGTCGCGGTGGACGCCCAAACCGGAGCAGATACTGATCCTGGAGTCCATCTTCAACAGCGGCATGGTCAACCCGCCCAAGGACGAGACCGTCCGCATCCGCAAGCTGCTCGAGCGAttcggcgccgtcggcgacgcCAACGTCTTCTACTGGTTCCAGAACCGccgctcgcgctcgcgccgccgccagcgccagATGCAggcggccgctgccgccgcagcTGCGGCGGCATCTTCGCCTTCCCCCTCCGCCAATACTACCTCTCCCGCAGCCGCgagcgccgccgtggcgggcCTCCCGTCCGGCGCCGTCCACACCATGGCCATGGGTGGGAGCGCGTGCCAGTACGAGCAGCAGGctagctcgtcgtcgtcgtcgggaaGCACCGGGGGGTCGTCGCTGGGGCTCTTCGCGCACGGGCCGGGGGCGTCTGGCTCGGGAGGCGGGTACCTGCAGGCGTCGTGCGGCGCTtccgcgtcgtcggcgccgctgGCGCCCGGGCTGATGGGGGACGTGGACAGCGGAGGCAGTGACGACCTCTTCGCCATCTCGAGGCAGATGGGGTTCGTTGGGAGCCCCCGCTGCTctccggcctcgccggcgactcCAGgctccacggccgccgccgcgcagcagCAGTTCTACTCTTGTCAATTACCTCCAG CGACGATCACGGTGTTCATCAATGGAGTCCCAATGGAGGTCCCAAGGGGTCCAATAGACTTGCGAGCCATGTTCGGCCAGGATGTGATGCTCGTCCACTCTACTGGGGCCCTCCTCCCAGTCAACGACTATGGAATCCTAATGCAGAGCCTGCAAATGGGAGAGAGCTACTTTCTGGTAACCATCCATCTCCAAGCATCACTGGTCTTTCGTCTCTCAACCGATCTCAGTCAATGTAGTTTCGTCTTCATGAAAGCACCACATTAA